taatgataataatgataataataattatgatattgataataataataataataatgaaaataatagcaatgaaaacaataataataacaataataataataataataataacaataacaatatcaataacaataataatattaataatgacaataatagtaataacagtaataacagtacaaaaataatgataataataataatgatcaggataataacaatactgatagtaatgataacactgatattaataataataataatgatgatagaaaataataataataaaaataataataacaataataatcataatcataataataataataataataataataataataataataataataataacaataatcacaataataatattaataacaataataataaagataataaaaataacaataataataataactacaccaacaattataataatcatcatcatcaccactattaacggtaacattataaaaaaaaggtaTGCAAGGCAACTACACAATACATTACATAAAATAATTTCAAGGCCGTCAGCTGTCCCATTTAAATCTAAAGCATATATTGGAGTCTAGATTTCTGACCTTATCAAGAAAATggaaaggtaaaaataataatagaaatagtcatGAGAGAAAACGTAACAGAAATTTTTGGTTCATTGGTTGAATGACTGATCATTCTCAATTTTCTGATTTAATACTGATATTGTTTAATCTGCAGTGATTATTATTTATACAATTATTAAAGAAAGAACTTACAATAATATCTTCATGATATTACTATGTATGTTCTTTCACAAATCTTGGGACAACTATCGCCCTAAGACAACTGTCCTATTGTCTTCCTTAATTTATATATTAGAAACAAATGGAAGCCTTCTCTCCACTACTTCTAAATCTGTGTAATGGAAATAAGCCTTAAATCTTAAAAGAGATATTTCTGGAAAGTGACTTAACATGAGAACTTTAAGGGATGAAAGATGAGTTCCTATAAATATGCAAAACTTTAATATCCAGTCATCAAAAgatatttcaattattttccaATGCAGAGAAAGAACCTTAATCTCCGAGAGTCTTCCTGAAATCGCTAAATTTCTCACAGTATTGTGGATTTCCTGTCCTATCAATTCCAATGTTGTCAGTCTTGGTGCAGCACGGATTATGTTCTCAATATTTTGAGTGTATTGGTCAGTGTTCACTGGATACTCAGTCTCAATACTTAATGTTTCCATATGCTGAAGAGATCTCAAATGAGCTTTTGTATAAGGAGAATTAAATATAAACCTAGTGGCTTTTATGCAAAACAAATTTACATTTGGACAAGCATTAAGATACATGTACAGTGTTTCAACGTCCataggcacacacatagacagatgcaATTCCTTTAACTTAGGACCCAACTCTTCAAGGAGTACTGTGGCTATCAAACTTGTGTTCACAGCATTGGGATATATTGCAAGAAAAACACTAGAACATCCCAATAGTTTTAAAAGATCTTTTATCTTAGACAGAGCTTCTGAATAATGGGAAGCACTTATATCCCTGCAGGAAAATGAGAAATGTCTCACTAATGAATAAGTAACTGTTGGATCATACTCTTTTAATGCACCAGCAGTTGGAGGAACTGCAAATCTAACTGTGTCTACTTTAaatgttccttttccttttaaacaAGCAGGTGGATCCAGCAGTGATTTGAAGACCACTGGATAAACCCCAGCTCCACTTATGAATTTGTTTATATTACACTGAACACCTGGATAGAAAAActgaaggaaaaacaagaattcATCAAAGTTCTTCCTGTGCAACTCTAATTTGACTCTCTTCAGTTTGGAAAATGACAAAGGGCAAGCAGATTTATTGTCCACATATTCCAACACTTTCACTTTCTTCAAACCTTTGAAAAAGGTTGTGAAAAGGCATTCCTCACTGATGTTATTCCTGCCACTCAGCGTTATGAACTCTAGACGTGGACACCATTTTTTCAGCTGCAACAAGATGTAGTCACTTAAGTTGTAACGTAAGTGTATCTCCTTCAGGTATGGGGAGTTTTGTAACAATATAACAATGGGTACAGGATGATCAAAAAGGATAGAAGTTGTGTGTAAGGTCTCCAGTGCAAAGGGTGCCATGGCCTGTAGAAAATTGCCAACTGTTTGAGAGACTGCTTTGGTGAAATgctgaaaagcaaaaaaataaataaataaataaaataaaaaataagggatAAGAATGAATTCAACCTATCAGTTTAAGGTGGtccattattttatatgtataaacaatatcTCCATCTTTACTAACATTTACACAATTTTCTGCTATATTTTGCATCATGCGTAACATATATCAATCAAATCTAATTTAGTAACATATGCACCAGAtaatctttttatattcattttgaaAAATAAAGTATGAAAACCAAAAAGATCAattgtttctcttttatatataagcAAAACTTACATCACACATAATTGGGGACAAGGATTCCACTTCATTGCAAAACATTGCTTGCAAAATGAACACGAACAGCGGTACTGGTAGGTCGTGTATGAGCAAGACCCTAAGAACGTCACTGAAAGCTCTTCCAACAAGCATGCGAATTACTGAATGTGGATTGCCAAACCATTCATTCTTGTCGTACCAGTATTTCACATCCTGCAGAAGAGTTTGGAATAATTCATAAATGTCTTAATTCAAAATAATTATAGCATGCCTTTCTTTttgtaa
This portion of the Penaeus vannamei isolate JL-2024 chromosome 11, ASM4276789v1, whole genome shotgun sequence genome encodes:
- the LOC113827399 gene encoding uncharacterized protein — translated: MKPKSLFKQASEAFAKQVINRCLPSLRRCWVNRQYSVNAMESSAQGPRIEEAKKLLVDVKYWYDKNEWFGNPHSVIRMLVGRAFSDVLRVLLIHDLPVPLFVFILQAMFCNEVESLSPIMCDHFTKAVSQTVGNFLQAMAPFALETLHTTSILFDHPVPIVILLQNSPYLKEIHLRYNLSDYILLQLKKWCPRLEFITLSGRNNISEECLFTTFFKGLKKVKVLEYVDNKSACPLSFSKLKRVKLELHRKNFDEFLFFLQFFYPGVQCNINKFISGAGVYPVVFKSLLDPPACLKGKGTFKVDTVRFAVPPTAGALKEYDPTVTYSLVRHFSFSCRDISASHYSEALSKIKDLLKLLGCSSVFLAIYPNAVNTSLIATVLLEELGPKLKELHLSMCVPMDVETLYMYLNACPNVNLFCIKATRFIFNSPYTKAHLRSLQHMETLSIETEYPVNTDQYTQNIENIIRAAPRLTTLELIGQEIHNTVRNLAISGRLSEIKVLSLHWKIIEISFDDWILKFCIFIGTHLSSLKVLMLSHFPEISLLRFKAYFHYTDLEVVERRLPFVSNI